The Huiozyma naganishii CBS 8797 chromosome 3, complete genome genome contains a region encoding:
- the ECO1 gene encoding Eco1p (similar to Saccharomyces cerevisiae ECO1 (YFR027W); ancestral locus Anc_1.350), with product MASRESQASKSYRPKGKSKYIQSQIQFTSATGASKVTKCTKCEMTYARDSVEDIASHHQYHDMHLRGRKWQAGWGHPVSIPNGIPSPPSSSSSLSHARKNSNLANSKIVFIRPNHAGEINATLDIMQIVNDELSAPQDENGFWSGINQTTLQGKAFVYVKNNRAAGVITVEVLEPGRGRWMVYRDKSIVQSVKPNFILGISRIWVCRSERAQGIATKLLEAARLHTITDNPIEKHYMAWSQPSESGGRLALRYNSMKHASGETLIPCYL from the coding sequence ATGGCCAGCAGGGAATCGCAGGCGTCGAAATCCTATAGACCCAAAGGGAAGAGTAAGTACATTCAATCGCAGATCCAGTTTACCTCTGCTACTGGTGCAAGTAAGGTCACAAAATGTACGAAGTGTGAGATGACTTATGCGAGGGATTCGGTGGAGGACATTGCATCGCACCACCAGTACCATGATATGCACTTGAGGGGCAGGAAATGGCAGGCAGGATGGGGCCATCCGGTGAGCATACCGAACGGTATTCCGTCCCCGCcgtcatcctcatcttcaCTGTCCCATGCCCGAAAGAATAGCAATTTGGCGAATAGTAAAATAGTATTCATTAGACCGAATCACGCTGGTGAGATAAATGCCACACTAGATATAATGCAAATAGTAAACGATGAATTGAGTGCTCCACAAGATGAGAACGGATTTTGGAGTGGGATCAATCAGACCACTTTACAAGGGAAAGCATTCGTTTACGTTAAGAACAACAGAGCTGCAGGGGTTATCACCGTGGAGGTCCTTGAACCCGGTAGAGGTAGGTGGATGGTATATAGGGATAAGAGCATAGTACAGAGCGTCAAACCCAATTTTATCTTGGGAATATCTAGGATTTGGGTCTGTAGAAGCGAAAGGGCCCAAGGTATTGCTACTAAATTGCTTGAGGCAGCTAGACTGCATACAATAACAGACAATCCAATTGAAAAACATTACATGGCATGGAGCCAACCGTCTGAAAGCGGTGGCAGATTAGCGTTGCGTTATAACAGCATGAAGCATGCTTCAGGGGAAACCCTGATTCCATGTTACCTCTAA
- the HIS2 gene encoding histidinol-phosphatase (similar to Saccharomyces cerevisiae HIS2 (YFR025C); ancestral locus Anc_1.351) produces MYSHHTHSGDYSQHGYSPLNDMVERASQLNFKTFCLTEHMPRLSAQYLYPEEIHSEDAEDDVARLLEDWEKFVEHARRIQLQHKDDPLKIIVGAESESCDTEQIEYCKSLQERYSHTVKFFVGSVHHVNGIPIDFDSSNWNRALESCGNNLLQLITRYYETQYEMLQLLKPKIVGHFDLYKLHLPEDLKVDTESGQVTTAPAGRHVKDNEIFDLWPSLEQLVLRNLQFISDYGGILEVNTSALRKGLQEPYPGLRICQLNQLHGNGKFVLSDDSHSVDQVGTHYGEAIAFLRDTVKLSQLHYLQLEGPEEDQLVERTVPITEIISQFEHI; encoded by the coding sequence ATGTATAGTCACCACACACACTCAGGGGACTACAGTCAACATGGGTATTCCCCACTGAACGACATGGTCGAAAGAGCGTCGCAGCTGAATTTCAAAACCTTTTGCCTGACAGAACACATGCCCCGATTAAGTGCGCAGTATCTGTACCCTGAGGAGATCCACTCGGAAGATGCAGAAGACGATGTGGCAAGGCTACTGGAGGATTGGGAGAAGTTTGTTGAGCATGCTCGGAGAATCCAATTGCAACACAAAGATGACCCTCTGAAAATTATAGTCGGTGCGGAATCGGAGAGTTGCGATACTGAACAGATTGAATATTGCAAGTCGCTACAGGAGAGGTACTCTCACACGGTCAAGTTTTTTGTTGGGTCTGTGCACCACGTTAACGGAATCCCTATTGATTTCGATAGCAGCAATTGGAACCGGGCCCTCGAATCCTGCGGTAACAATCTACTTCAACTCATCACCCGATACTATGAGACACAATACGAGATGTTGCAATTACTGAAACCCAAAATTGTGGGTCATTTTGACCTGTATAAATTACATCTCCCAGAGGACCTGAAAGTGGATACAGAGTCCGGTCAAGTCACCACGGCTCCCGCGGGCCGTCACGTCAAAGACAACGAGATTTTCGACCTGTGGCCCTCCCTTGAACAGCTAGTCTTGAGAAACTTACAGTTCATAAGTGATTACGGCGGGATCCTCGAGGTCAACACCTCCGCGCTACGGAAAGGGCTCCAGGAACCGTACCCTGGGCTCCGGATCTGCCAGCTGAACCAACTCCACGGGAACGGCAAATTCGTCCTCAGCGACGATTCACACTCGGTCGACCAGGTTGGAACGCACTACGGGGAGGCCATTGCCTTTCTCCGGGACACCGTCAAGCTATCGCAACTGCACTACTTGCAACTGGAGGGTCCAGAGGAGGACCAGCTGGTGGAACGCACCGTTCCTATAACGGAAATCATTTCCCAATTCGAGCACATATGA
- the CMK1 gene encoding calmodulin-dependent protein kinase CMK1 (similar to Saccharomyces cerevisiae CMK1 (YFR014C) and CMK2 (YOL016C); ancestral locus Anc_1.374), with the protein MDEKPADSKTKEDYVFGKTLGAGTFGVVRQARKLSTDENVAVKILLKKALKGNDVHLKMLYDELAILRKLDHPNVVKFKDWFETDEKFFIVTQLAIGGELFDRIVTKGKFTEVDAVRILVQLLKAVEYIHSKNIVHRDIKPENVLYIDKSDNSPLVLADFGIARELNTGDELIFKAAGSLGYVAPEVLTTGGHGKPCDIWSIGVITYTLLCGYSAFAAETVEGFLDECVAHDTPVVFHKPYWAMFQTMPKHFILRALDLNPKSRPTASQLMEDPWIVSEELLTHNLLPSVKKNFDVRKKFKEAVEIVKLNNRIKKLRGMYCGVNETDTDIEENNSRSNLQLDLLSHRMKTLNVNNKRDRDLTDDEKKLKSSLTQTTFAQLVKAATSNKEKVLNYGENDSDIDSSETRTTTTNSSSATP; encoded by the coding sequence ATGGATGAGAAACCGGCTGATTCGAAAACGAAAGAAGATTATGTATTTGGGAAGACACTGGGCGCTGGTACATTCGGTGTCGTAAGACAGGCCAGGAAACTGTCGACGGATGAAAACGTAGCAGTAAAGATATTACTGAAGAAAGCGCTGAAGGGGAATGACGTGCATTTGAAAATGTTATACGATGAACTCGCCATTCTACGGAAACTAGACCATCCTAATGTTGTGAAATTCAAAGATTGGTTCGAAACTGACGAGAAATTCTTCATTGTTACTCAGCTTGCTATCGGGGGTGAACTATTTGATAGAATCGTGACAAAGGGCAAATTTACAGAGGTGGATGCTGTAAGGATCTTGGTTCAACTATTAAAAGCGGTCGAGTATATTCACTCTAAAAATATAGTTCACAGAGATATCAAACCTGAGAACGTATTGTATATTGACAAATCAGACAATTCACCCTTGGTACTTGCTGATTTTGGGATTGCCAGGGAATTAAATACAGGAGATGAGCTTATTTTCAAGGCCGCTGGCTCTTTAGGGTACGTAGCTCCCGAGGTATTGACTACTGGCGGTCACGGTAAACCATGCGACATATGGTCTATTGGTGTCATTACCTATACGCTATTATGTGGGTATTCTGCATTTGCGGCGGAGACCGTAGAGGGGTTTCTAGATGAATGTGTTGCTCACGATACACCTGTTGTGTTTCATAAACCTTACTGGGCAATGTTTCAGACGATGCCTAAACATTTTATTCTGAGAGCATTGGACTTGAATCCAAAGTCGAGGCCAACAGCATCGCAGCTGATGGAAGATCCATGGATTGTCAGTGAAGAATTACTGACACACAACTTGCTGCCCAGTGTCAAAAAGAACTTCGACGTACgcaagaaattcaaagaggcTGTTGAGATTGTTAAACTAAACAATAGaatcaagaagttgagaGGAATGTACTGTGGTGTGAACGAAACAGATACAGATATCGAGGAAAATAATTCGAGAAGTAATTTACAACTTGATTTGTTATCACACCGAATGAAAACATTAAATGTTAATAATAAGAGGGATAGAGATTTGACAGACGATGAGAAAAAGCTAAAGAGCAGTCTCACGCAAACTACTTTTGCCCAATTAGTTAAAGCAGCCACttcaaacaaagaaaaagtgTTGAACTATGGTGAAAATGATAGTGATATTGACAGTTCTGAAACTAGAACAACTACCACAAACTCATCAAGTGCCACGCCTTAA
- the IOC3 gene encoding Ioc3p (similar to Saccharomyces cerevisiae IOC3 (YFR013W) and ESC8 (YOL017W); ancestral locus Anc_1.373): protein MTSVEGSITGNTGTVVSREAESTPAFIQSNQIPNDKENREDIDKGAVMQTLGKNANTSTNTGLRRSARVPKPRVDIEIEYSTEKRPYKKRAKTAGKPGPKPKKTSKGAKTSVKDAGKNDKKKDPKPNAKKPGQVSKKSATKGSALPAQKKSTSNPISSGIGLQEPVLTGTNWASATPLLNSDFKTQHSIVSRLKSPNTIMVPYAGDIIKIMSFINKFSVLFGSDLLGLSFQDFEIGLDLYPGASSGSFMGVYSDMKQKYVLYQDILPIKDVIASQDKVTLLFVTLLKVVYAKEKDIGEPLELQDVKPFPKKAVKSTLEKLQTDAKEWGYPMEWRAFANIDRKTPINKHFEHDDTVPVDTKVPHILCPNIYDWPSNAPLEDEQNPLKTPELADKGILALQPNDRVIMLRALVDWCVTQSIQVHNQIHHLSHLKFEPEFGVQTQHVPRYLIDGDKSTFLLFKKLCHLVQNRLEIRSKKKHYKKLLRQGKQPELQKKLDTIKEIKDALQKADDPEQEDRLLTSFYDKWVSVFEGELHDNPLANPFANEVYQLRCQEFFIGRIPHMGDFYLPRLHSYGSDAKISTFTDLRTLNDILQKFQEGVYNSDTLFENFGQNMSSQFKVLYHDTPSLVRDVNKGVSTHGKVYWYEVCHDLKTLQEFIELIDLKIFRAPAKTDVTATIADGPLASKEVTPVANEPVEKPDAPSASKDKMTHDTTVNKHPLPKDPKYNLSRARLQIMKDYLSKMHFVLAAYEDLKEKYGDMKPGRRQLRRVHKLNYSDQVLDGSDDDAPSENEYQDEDLEADVEEIEIDADDDSSDEYEEEPQEVKPARRGPGRPRKRPLSDEE, encoded by the coding sequence ATGACATCTGTTGAAGGATCTATAACTGGAAACACCGGAACAGTTGTTTCTCGGGAAGCTGAATCTACGCCAGCATTCATCCAATCGAACCAGATACCAAATGACAAAGAAAACAGAGAAGATATAGACAAAGGTGCTGTAATGCAAACTCTTGGTAAAAATGCAAACACTTCAACAAATACTGGGTTAAGAAGATCAGCTCGTGTTCCCAAACCGAGAGTGGATATTGAAATCGAATATTCTACTGAAAAGAGACCTTATAAGAAGAGAGCAAAAACTGCCGGGAAACCAGGTCCCAAACCAAAGAAGACTTCCAAAGGAGCAAAAACCAGTGTAAAAGATGCTGGGAAGAACGATAAAAAGAAGGATCCAAAACCGAACGCCAAGAAACCTGGCCAAGTAAGCAAGAAATCGGCCACTAAGGGTAGCGCTTTACCTGCCCAGAAAAAATCCACTTCAAATCCGATATCCAGTGGTATTGGACTACAGGAACCTGTATTAACAGGTACAAATTGGGCATCAGCGACTCCCTTGCTGAACTCCGACTTCAAAACCCAACATAGTATTGTTTCAAGACTGAAAAGTCCAAATACAATTATGGTGCCTTATGCTGGAGATATTATTAAAATAATGTCCTTTATCAACAAATTTTCCGTACTGTTCGGTTCTGATCTGCTGGGCCTATCATTCCAAGATTTTGAGATTGGTTTGGACTTATACCCAGGTGCATCTTCTGGCTCATTTATGGGTGTTTACTCTGATatgaaacaaaaatatgTTTTATACCAGGATATATTGCCTATTAAGGATGTCATAGCTTCTCAGGATAAAGTCACTTTACTGTTTGTTACTTTATTGAAGGTGGTATACGCCAAGGAAAAAGACATTGGCGAACCACTTGAATTACAGGACGTGAAGCCATTCCCCAAAAAAGCTGTAAAGTcaactttggaaaaattaCAAACCGACGCTAAAGAATGGGGGTATCCGATGGAATGGAGAGCGTTTGCAAATATTGACAGAAAAACCCCAATTAACAAACATTTCGAGCATGACGATACTGTCCCAGTGGATACAAAGGTACCACATATTTTATGCCCGAACATCTACGATTGGCCTTCAAATGCACCGCTTGAAGACGAACAAAACCCACTTAAAACACCAGAGTTGGCTGATAAAGGTATTCTTGCTTTACAACCCAACGACCGTGTAATTATGCTACGTGCATTGGTTGACTGGTGCGTGACCCAATCTATCCAGGTACATAACCAGATACATCATTTGTCCCATTTGAAGTTTGAACCTGAGTTTGGCGTTCAGACGCAACATGTACCCAGGTATCTTATCGATGGTGACAAATCCacttttcttctgttcaaaaaactgTGCCACTTAGTACAAAATCGATTGGAGATCCGTTCCAAGAAAAAGCATTACAAGAAGTTGCTGAGACAAGGCAAACAACCCGAGcttcaaaagaaactggatactatcaaagagatcaaagatGCTCTACAAAAAGCAGATGATCCGGAACAGGAAGATCGTTTATTAACATCGTTCTATGACAAATGGGTGTCAGTGTTCGAGGGTGAATTGCACGACAACCCGCTAGCCAATCCATTTGCAAATGAAGTGTATCAGTTGAGATGCCAGGAATTTTTCATAGGAAGAATTCCACATATGGGTGACTTTTACCTTCCAAGACTGCATTCGTATGGCTCAGATGCCAAGATCAGTACATTTACCGATTTGCGAACATTAAATGACATATTACAAAAATTCCAAGAAGGAGTCTATAACAGTGATACACTgtttgaaaattttgggCAGAACATGAGCAGTCAGTTCAAAGTTCTCTATCACGATACACCCAGCTTGGTTCGTGATGTCAATAAAGGCGTCAGTACCCATGGGAAGGTCTACTGGTACGAGGTCTGCCATGATTTGAAAACGCTACAGGAATTTATCGAACTTATAGATCTGAAGATATTTCGCGCACCTGCTAAAACAGATGTTACTGCTACTATTGCAGATGGTCCATTAGCGAGTAAGGAAGTCACACCTGTAGCTAATGAACCGGTAGAAAAACCGGACGCGCCCAGTGCCAGCAAAGATAAGATGACGCATGACACGACGGTAAACAAGCATCCATTGCCCAAAGACCCCAAGTACAATCTTTCGAGAGCTCGCTTACAAATTATGAAGGATTACTTGTCTAAAATGCATTTTGTTCTGGCTGCTTACGAAGATCTGAAAGAGAAATATGGTGACATGAAACCTGGGAGACGTCAACTGAGAAGAGTACATAAGCTCAACTATTCAGACCAGGTTCTAGATGGatctgatgatgatgccCCCTCTGAAAATGAGTACCAAGATGAGGATTTAGAAGCTGATGTAGAGGAAATTGAAATAGATGCTGATGATGACAGTTCTGATGAATATGAAGAGGAGCCACAAGAGGTGAAACCTGCTCGTCGCGGTCCTGGCAGGCCACGGAAAAGACCGTTATCTGATGAAGAATAA
- the ROG3 gene encoding Rog3p (similar to Saccharomyces cerevisiae ROG3 (YFR022W) and ROD1 (YOR018W); ancestral locus Anc_1.358): MILYQEGKNQSVKFSIQLENALSDDVILLKGEPFDAPSVLLSGKLILELTEPLPVNSMQVRLLGKIRLNVPFKRENSKDVNFLRYERYFLQKTWNKLKLESVLSLGGKSNQNEKKNKLKSILTFWKLSSKKRKPNVHILGKGRHEFHFSRVLPGDFAESLYGHPNVFIAYQLVASISQNKGKPDIVCRQPVRFIRTLNIQSLDLMRPEVTEEIFFDMVGICASIPTKAVALGTTTQINCNIRPLAEGISLHRVVTTLVETAFYKHRVDNVQKIRKITKLRIKDPSRNAIKTFTEEKQEAWKLNFDFEIPKNLTKVTQDCRILETIKVFHHLEIKMLFVKPNGKLKKSTINIPITLYISDCIALATQHREYFREPPLKYRLPPLDKEKSDHSCDQFIFDNGRLWYLLSSKPQNLINNDLVSQLLIPPNYYRHHFDKKIEWSRPCTGENYLERAEDTIVKVVGTLQHLNERQTFPPSYEHINLG; this comes from the coding sequence ATGATTCTTTATCAGGAGGGGAAAAATCAATCTGTGAAGTTTTCCATACAGCTTGAAAATGCTCTGAGTGATGATGTAATACTACTAAAGGGTGAACCCTTTGACGCACCATCAGTATTGCTGAGTGGGAAACTTATCTTAGAATTGACTGAGCCTCTACCTGTTAATTCAATGCAAGTACGTCTCTTGGGGAAAATTCGTTTGAACGTTCCCTTCAAACGAGAGAATAGTAAAGATGTTAATTTCTTGCGGTACGAACGTTACTTCCTTCAGAAAACTTGGAATAAGCTGAAACTGGAGAGTGTCCTTTCGCTCGGTGGGAAATCGAatcaaaatgaaaagaaaaataaattgaAGAGTATTTTGACTTTTTGGAAACTGAGTTCAAAGAAACGTAAGCCAAATGTTCATATACTCGGTAAGGGACGTCACGAATTTCATTTTAGCAGAGTTCTACCTGGTGACTTTGCCGAGAGTTTATATGGTCACCCTAATGTGTTCATAGCGTACCAATTGGTTGCATCAATTTCACAAAATAAGGGCAAACCGGATATTGTATGCCGCCAACCGGTCAGATTTATTAGAACTTTGAATATACAATCCCTAGACTTGATGCGGCCAGAGGTAACggaagaaatttttttcgatATGGTTGGAATTTGTGCTAGTATTCCTACCAAAGCGGTTGCCTTAGGTACCACTACACAAATAAATTGCAACATAAGACCGTTGGCCGAAGGAATATCCCTCCATCGTGTTGTGACCACATTGGTTGAAACAGCATTCTATAAACACCGTGTGGATAACGTTCAGAAGATTCGCAAGATTACAAAATTACGGATCAAAGATCCTTCTCGCAATGCTATAAAGACGTttacagaagaaaaacaggaaGCTTGGAAGTTGAATTTTGATTTTGAGATACCAAAAAATTTGACAAAAGTTACGCAAGACTGCCGTATACTTGAAACAATAAAAGTCTTTCATCATTTAGAGATAAAGATGCTTTTTGTGAAGCCCAACggaaaattgaaaaaatcGACAATAAACATACCAATCACACTGTATATCTCGGATTGTATTGCCTTAGCGACACAGCATCGCGAATATTTCCGAGAACCACCACTGAAATATCGTTTACCACCTTTGGATAAAGAGAAGAGTGACCACTCTTGCGATCAATTCATATTCGATAACGGGAGACTGTGGTATTTGCTGTCTTCAAAACCGCAAAACTTAATTAATAATGATTTGGTATCGCAGTTGTTGATACCACCAAATTATTACCGGCATCACTTCGATAAAAAGATTGAATGGTCCCGACCATGTACCGGAGAAAATTATTTGGAACGCGCTGAAGATACCATCGTTAAAGTTGTTGGAACACTTCAACACCTAAATGAAAGGCAAACATTTCCCCCGTCATACGAACACATTAACCTGGGATAA
- the KNAG0C02030 gene encoding uncharacterized protein (similar to Saccharomyces cerevisiae PES4 (YFR023W) and MIP6 (YHR015W); ancestral locus Anc_1.357), which yields MFERKQTKPKMLNGTVILGEISLNFLQNSFTTDHTSKKGNNLEQIKHQKFYDALEEDVSDEGSELSSDYGSVEINGPGVTMATNKLASDSMESLFIGNLHKNVTEELLRGVFGVYPGFISAKICYNAITKKSLGHGYLNFSNKIDAIRATKDLNYCNILSSEIRLMPSMRNAAYRKQIGTNVFMSNLPLDIPFLTTRFFYVYFSGFGEVLSCKLVEEKGIGFIYFESNTVANYVVNLFNGSLLYGKQVFCSIHKSKEERSLDENKVNQEVMTPLEPKVHQQRQQTSPDKSVRLFNLNLMCKKKFIKHVLQQHALEFHCIEQVSFDSTSETLSMVIKAKNASQARKIYRFFNGKLLCGSIVSADLE from the coding sequence ATGTTCGAGAGAAAGCAGACAAAGCCAAAAATGCTAAACGGTACAGTTATCCTAGGTGAAATATCATTaaatttccttcaaaacagtttTACAACTGACCATACAAGTAAAAAGGGGAATAATTTGGAACAGATCaaacatcaaaaattttatgACGCGCTAGAGGAGGATGTTTCTGATGAAGGCTCTGAATTGAGTTCCGATTATGGGTCAGTTGAAATAAATGGTCCTGGCGTAACGATGGCAACAAATAAACTAGCCTCAGATTCTATGGAATCCTTGTTTATTGGAAATCTTCATAAAAATGTAACTGAGGAATTGTTAAGGGGAGTCTTTGGAGTTTATCCGGGGTTTATTTCTGCCAAAATATGTTACAATGCTATTACCAAAAAATCTTTGGGACACGGATATCtaaacttttcaaataaGATAGATGCGATCCGTGCCACAAAAGATTTAAACTACTGCAATATTTTATCATCAGAAATCAGGCTGATGCCCTCGATGAGAAATGCGGCTTACAGAAAACAGATCGGTACCAACGTTTTCATGTCGAACCTTCCTTTGGATATTCCATTTTTAACGACCCGTTTCTTCTATGTGTATTTCAGTGGGTTTGGTGAAGTCCTCTCCTGTAAATTGGTTGAAGAGAAGGGGATTGGatttatttattttgaAAGCAATACAGTTGCCAACTATGTGGTTAATCTATTCAATGGGTCACTTCTTTACGGAAAGCAGGTATTCTGTTCAATCCACAAATCAAAAGAGGAGCGCTCGTTAGACGAGAACAAAGTAAATCAAGAAGTTATGACTCCACTTGAACCAAAAGTacaccagcagcgacaACAAACCTCTCCAGATAAAAGTGTCCGTCTATTCAATTTGAATCTAATGTgcaaaaagaaattcaTAAAGCAtgttcttcagcagcatGCTTTAGAATTTCATTGCATTGAGCAAGTGTCTTTTGATTCAACTTCTGAGACTCTCTCTATGGTGATAAAGGCGAAAAATGCATCACAGGCAAGGAAGATATATAGATTCTTCAACGGGAAGTTGTTATGTGGATCTATAGTAAGTGCCGACCTAGAATAA
- the KNAG0C02040 gene encoding SYLF and SH3 domain-containing protein (similar to Saccharomyces cerevisiae LSB3 (YFR024C-A) and YSC84 (YHR016C); ancestral locus Anc_1.356): MGINNPIPRSLKSETRKAAKILASFVKPNQVFGADQVIPPDVLKKAKGLAVITVLKAGFLFSGRAGSGVIVARLRDGTWSAPSAIGMAGAGAGGMVGVELTDFVFILNSPEAVKSFSEFGTITLGGNISVAAGPLGRNAEAAASASTGGVAAVFAYSKTKGLFAGVSVEGSVILERREANRKFYGDSCTSKMILTGRIRPPPEADPLFRVLESRAFTYRSRDDDYEDDDYYDDIPDSFDSGDVSSRRANTRSTRMRNGSGSRRESSYYDDDDDEYDDYGYPNRRRGASRPSASRGGAGYSRRSAHNDDADDFDNDSNSAGNYYATHRLQLSPRRGRSGSGSGGASASRWEDDVYDRGQGQRSSRYNDGNDVDDLSNRFSKSRISSNGGSAGVNRSTKPSSSPSISGAPKAVALYSFTGEESGDLPFRKGDVITVLKKSDSQNDWWTGRVNGREGIFPANYVELV; this comes from the coding sequence ATGGGTATCAACAATCCGATtccaagaagtttgaaaAGCGAGACACGGAAGGCGGCCAAGATTCTGGCATCTTTTGTGAAGCCGAATCAGGTGTTTGGGGCTGATCAGGTCATCCCGCCAGatgtgttgaagaaggcaAAGGGGCTTGCAGTGATCACCGTTTTAAAAGCTGGGTTTCTTTTCTCGGGGAGAGCTGGTTCCGGTGTCATTGTGGCGAGGCTCCGGGATGGCACCTGGTCTGCGCCGTCTGCTATTGGGATGGCCGGTGCCGGTGCCGGTGGGATGGTAGGTGTTGAGTTGACGGATTTTGTTTTCATATTGAATTCCCCTGAGGCTGTGAAATCCTTTTCGGAGTTTGGGACCATCACATTGGGTGGTAACATCTCGGTGGCCGCAGGCCCCCTTGGTAGAAATGCGGAGGCTGCGGCGTCCGCATCTACTGGTGGTGTTGCCGCGGTGTTTGCGTACTCAAAGACTAAGGGTCTCTTTGCAGGTGTCTCTGTGGAAGGTTCTGTGATATTGGAGAGAAGAGAGGCCAACAGAAAGTTTTACGGTGACAGTTGCACGTCTAAAATGATTCTTACCGGCAGAATTAGACCTCCTCCAGAGGCTGATCCCTTGTTCCGAGTTTTGGAATCCAGAGCGTTTACTTACAGGTCGAGGGACGACGACTATGAGGATGATGACTACTACGACGATATCCCAGACTCGTTTGATTCTGGGGATGTCAGTTCAAGAAGAGCCAACACCAGGTCTACCAGAATGAGAAACGGCTCTGGTTCCCGTCGCGAGTCCAGTTATtatgatgacgatgacgacgaaTACGATGATTACGGGTACCCAAATCGTCGACGCGGTGCATCTCGCCCCTCAGCCTCCAGAGGTGGCGCCGGGTATAGCCGCAGGTCAGCTCACAATGACGATGCTGACGACTTCGATAACGATTCGAACAGCGCGGGTAACTATTACGCCACTCATAGATTGCAGCTAAGTCCTCGTCGTGGTAGAAGTGGGAGTGGCAGCGGTGGTGCCTCTGCATCGCGTTGGGAGGATGACGTGTATGACCGGGGACAGGGGCAGCGGTCCAGTAGATACAACGACGGGAATGATGTGGATGACTTGTCAAAcaggttttcaaaatcaaggATTTCATCCAATGGTGGCTCAGCAGGTGTGAACCGCTCTACGAAACCTTCTTCATCACCCTCGATATCTGGTGCGCCAAAGGCTGTTGCGCTGTACAGCTTTACAGGAGAGGAGTCTGGTGATTTACCCTTCAGAAAGGGTGATGTAATCACTGTCTTAAAAAAATCGGACTCACAAAATGACTGGTGGACGGGCAGAGTTAATGGAAGGGAGGGTATCTTTCCTGCCAACTACGTTGAACTGGTATAG